A window of Roseiflexus castenholzii DSM 13941 genomic DNA:
CCCTTCTTCGCGGCGGGCGAATGTTTCGCGCGCCTCGGCGATCAGTGCGCCAGCCTCGCTGTCGATCACCCCATGATGCAGGCGAATGACCTCGCCATGGGGCGCATGGTAGAGCAATGCACCTCCCTGCGCGGGCCAGAAGGCGACCAATCGCTCCAGCGACGCTTGAAGCAATTCATGCACATCCTGGTGGCCCCCAGCCGAAATAAGTTGACTCAGGGTTTGCAACTGACGCTGATCGACGAGCAGTGGCGCCATGGCGGACCTCGCAACTGTAGCATTGTGCGTACTGTACGGCATTGCACGTCCTCTGTCAATGCAACGCCAGCCTGATATGATATATATCATACATCACACCGGAAAGGTATGGCGAGATACGATGTGGCTGATGTCGGGTGCGCTCGGGTATTCGGTCCGACCTTAAACGTCCCGGGGTGAAGGGGCGCGCCCGCACCCTTTGTCCCATCAGCCCGACGGTTCAGCGTCTGGCGACGCTCTTCATGGTATACTTCAAACATCTCGACATTTTCCGCTGCCCCGATACCGACGGACTATTCCACGATGTTATCGTTTCCGCAATGATCCCGGGTGATACTATGTCAATTCAGTCCTCTCCTCATACCGATGTCCTGATCGTCGGCGCCGGACTTTCCGGCATTTGCGCCGCGTACTACGTGCAAACACGCTGTCCGACCCGAAGCTACGCCATTCTGGAAAGCCGCGATACGATGGGAGGCACATGGGACCTCTTTCGCTATCCGGGCGTCCGTTCGGACTCAGACATGCATACGCTGGGATATAGTTTTCGCCCGTGGCGCGGGTTAAAATCAATGGCGGACGGTCCATCGATCCTGCGGTATATCGAAGAAACAGCACAAGAGTACGGCATCGACCACCGGATTCGCTTCGGCTATCGTGTCCAGCGCGCTGCGTGGTCATCCGCTGAGGCACGCTGGAGCGTGGACGCAATTCGGATGTCGGATGGCGCACCGGCACGGTTCACCTGCTCCTTTCTCTTTATGTGCACGGGTTACTACGACTATGCCCAGGGATACACCCCCGATTGGCCCGATCTCGATCTTTTCCGTGGACTCGTTATTCACCCGCAACGGTGGCCCACCGATCTTGACTATGCCGGCAAGCGAATTATTGTCATCGGCAGCGGCGCTACGGCCGTAACGCTGGCGCCAGCGCTGGCGGAGCGCGCAGCGCACGTGACCATCCTTCAGCGCTCACCAACCTATGTGGTCGCACTGCCCGCCGAAGACCCGGTTATGCGTCGGTTCTACCAAAAGTTGCCGCCTCGCATCGCCTATCGCCTGTCGCGCTGGTGGTCCATCGGGGTTGGGATGTATTTCTATACCCTGGCGCGCCGCCTGCCCGACGCCACTCGACGCAACATCCTCACGCAGATACGGGCGCATCTTGGTCCTGATTTCGATGTCGAGACCCATTTCAATCCACATTACAACCCCTGGGATCAGCGGCTCTGTGTCGCACCCGACGGTGACCTGTTCCGGGCGATCAAATCTGGCAGGATAGCCATGGTCACCGATCAGATCGAGCGTTTTACCGAAACCGGTATTCGGCTCGCCTCCGGGACAGAACTTAACGCTGATATTATCGTGACCGCCACCGGTCTGGTGCTGAAGCCGATGGGGGGTGCGCAGATCGTTGTTGACGGCATACCCGTCGATCCAGGGAAAACGCTCACCTATCGGGGCGCCATGTTCAGCGATGTGCCCAATCTGGCGCTGGCGTTTGGCTACACCAATGCGTCGTGGACTCTGAAGTGCGAATTGATAGCACAGTATGTCTGCCGTCTGCTGAATTATATGGAGAAACACGGCTACGCGCGATGCACACCGCGACGTCCGAATACGCTCCTCTCCATACAACCGGCAGTGACGCTCACCTCCGGTTACATTCAGCGCGCCCTCGACGTCATCCCGCGTCAGGGCGAACGCGATCCCTGGAAGGCGCATCAGAACTATCTGCGCGATCTCTTGAGTCTGCGATTCGGTCGCCTGAATGACGGTTCGATGGAATTCGCTCGATTGGGACAACTCCAGGCGCACGCGGTTCGGGGAGTACGATAGTGGCGCGTCGCATGCAGCTGGCAAACCGGACAGCAGTGGTCACCGGCGC
This region includes:
- a CDS encoding flavin-containing monooxygenase, producing MVYFKHLDIFRCPDTDGLFHDVIVSAMIPGDTMSIQSSPHTDVLIVGAGLSGICAAYYVQTRCPTRSYAILESRDTMGGTWDLFRYPGVRSDSDMHTLGYSFRPWRGLKSMADGPSILRYIEETAQEYGIDHRIRFGYRVQRAAWSSAEARWSVDAIRMSDGAPARFTCSFLFMCTGYYDYAQGYTPDWPDLDLFRGLVIHPQRWPTDLDYAGKRIIVIGSGATAVTLAPALAERAAHVTILQRSPTYVVALPAEDPVMRRFYQKLPPRIAYRLSRWWSIGVGMYFYTLARRLPDATRRNILTQIRAHLGPDFDVETHFNPHYNPWDQRLCVAPDGDLFRAIKSGRIAMVTDQIERFTETGIRLASGTELNADIIVTATGLVLKPMGGAQIVVDGIPVDPGKTLTYRGAMFSDVPNLALAFGYTNASWTLKCELIAQYVCRLLNYMEKHGYARCTPRRPNTLLSIQPAVTLTSGYIQRALDVIPRQGERDPWKAHQNYLRDLLSLRFGRLNDGSMEFARLGQLQAHAVRGVR